One stretch of Dethiosulfovibrio peptidovorans DNA includes these proteins:
- a CDS encoding heavy metal transporter, giving the protein MMTYTLSVPDMSCSHCEARITRILQDLGVPDFSVDLQARTVTVKAESLAAVLTALDDGGYEAREVGA; this is encoded by the coding sequence ATGATGACGTACACTCTGTCCGTGCCCGACATGTCGTGCAGCCACTGCGAGGCCCGCATCACCAGAATACTTCAGGATTTGGGAGTGCCTGACTTCTCAGTGGACCTTCAGGCCAGGACTGTCACAGTGAAGGCTGAATCTCTGGCTGCTGTGCTCACTGCCCTGGACGATGGTGGATATGAGGCTCGGGAGGTGGGGGCCTGA